The proteins below are encoded in one region of Caloramator mitchellensis:
- a CDS encoding metallophosphoesterase has translation MKLLQIFLIILVLSFYGLISYFIGLRGYKAFKIMPFFNPKVYWILFAIVVVSIFIVRILENHAEGRLYNLIEVISFYWMATIVYALLILLLYDIIGLLLRIGFANAHSYWIKPEFTVFRAIAAIILILGLFIYGNINSKNIKVVEYNLNINKKVEGINKLTIVMASDFHLGNIINDKRLKHFVETANGLKPDIVLLAGDIIDENPKVYDKLNMKNIFNRLNTEYGVYACLGNHEYFRGNTDDIVKSLVDGNIKVLRDEVVSIEDKFYIVGREDKTYDRLVGKRKSIEQLVDKLDKSKPIILLDHQPIDIENAIKSGVDIEVSGHTHKGQFFPIDLFTKRLFVKDYGHYTKGNYNLFVSSGYGTWGPPIRIGNSPEIVLIRVFFK, from the coding sequence TTGAAATTGCTTCAAATATTTTTAATTATCTTAGTATTATCTTTTTACGGCTTGATTTCGTATTTTATAGGTTTAAGAGGGTATAAAGCCTTTAAGATAATGCCATTTTTTAACCCAAAAGTTTACTGGATTTTATTTGCAATAGTAGTAGTTTCAATATTTATTGTTAGAATACTTGAAAACCATGCAGAAGGCAGACTATACAATCTTATTGAAGTAATTTCTTTTTATTGGATGGCTACCATTGTTTATGCTTTGCTTATTTTATTATTATACGATATTATAGGGTTGTTGTTAAGGATTGGTTTTGCTAATGCTCATTCCTATTGGATTAAACCGGAGTTTACTGTTTTCAGAGCAATTGCAGCTATTATTTTGATATTGGGTCTTTTTATTTATGGGAACATTAATTCGAAAAATATAAAGGTTGTTGAATATAATTTAAATATAAATAAAAAGGTTGAAGGAATCAATAAATTAACGATAGTTATGGCTTCGGATTTTCACCTTGGTAATATTATAAACGATAAAAGATTGAAACACTTTGTTGAAACTGCTAATGGATTAAAACCGGATATCGTTCTATTAGCCGGCGATATAATTGATGAAAATCCAAAGGTTTATGATAAATTAAACATGAAAAATATATTTAATAGATTAAATACAGAATATGGAGTTTACGCATGCCTTGGCAATCACGAATATTTTAGAGGTAATACAGACGATATAGTAAAAAGTTTAGTTGATGGTAACATAAAGGTTTTAAGGGATGAAGTTGTTTCAATAGAAGACAAATTTTATATAGTTGGTCGTGAGGACAAGACATACGACAGATTGGTTGGAAAAAGGAAAAGCATCGAGCAACTTGTTGATAAATTAGATAAGTCAAAGCCCATAATTTTATTAGACCATCAGCCTATAGATATTGAAAATGCTATTAAGTCTGGAGTGGACATTGAAGTTTCTGGGCATACGCATAAAGGTCAATTTTTTCCGATAGATTTATTTACAAAGAGATTGTTTGTAAAGGATTATGGACATTACACAAAAGGAAATTATAATTTATTCGTATCCTCAGGATACGGAACATGGGGACCGCCTATTAGAATTGGAAACAGCCCGGAGATTGTTTTAATCAGAGTATTTTTTAAATAA
- a CDS encoding pyridoxamine 5'-phosphate oxidase family protein: MNNVLSREELQNSVKNFLKEHIQGSLATVLDGVPRSSPVLYFFSDDFNIYIVSAGGEKFKAIEKNNNVCLLVNTEYLDFRRIKGVQIFGKAQIGEVNSNLYEEGKRVIENNNFKLRGDEKIIKIVPDEIIYLDSTKTGDRTKQILKMNE; the protein is encoded by the coding sequence ATGAATAATGTTTTATCAAGAGAAGAGTTGCAGAATTCAGTTAAAAATTTCTTAAAGGAACATATACAAGGCTCTCTTGCAACAGTTTTAGATGGTGTTCCAAGGTCGAGTCCAGTTTTGTATTTTTTTAGCGATGATTTTAACATTTATATAGTTTCTGCTGGTGGAGAAAAATTCAAAGCTATTGAAAAAAACAACAATGTTTGCCTATTAGTTAATACTGAATACTTAGACTTCAGGAGAATAAAGGGAGTGCAAATATTCGGGAAGGCACAGATTGGCGAAGTAAATTCAAACCTATATGAAGAGGGTAAAAGAGTAATTGAAAACAATAATTTTAAACTAAGAGGGGACGAAAAGATAATAAAGATAGTTCCTGATGAAATAATTTATTTGGACTCTACAAAAACTGGAGACCGAACCAAACAAATTTTAAAGATGAATGAATAA
- the ruvC gene encoding crossover junction endodeoxyribonuclease RuvC — MRIIGIDPGIAIVGVGIIEYTNNKFKVIDYFAITTTPKNTMPERLEIIYNRLDEILRLYNPDAVAFEELFFNMNAKTALTVGQARGACVLCAQKRKLNIFEYTPLQVKQAVVGYGRADKKQMQQMVKVLLNLNEIPKPDDVADALGIAICHAHSSNFKDMFRIK, encoded by the coding sequence ATGAGGATAATTGGAATAGACCCAGGAATTGCGATTGTTGGAGTTGGAATAATAGAATACACCAACAACAAGTTCAAGGTGATAGATTATTTTGCAATCACTACAACCCCTAAAAACACTATGCCTGAAAGATTAGAGATAATATATAATAGGCTTGATGAAATACTTAGATTATATAATCCCGATGCCGTTGCATTTGAAGAACTTTTTTTCAACATGAATGCCAAGACTGCACTTACTGTAGGACAAGCAAGGGGGGCATGTGTTTTATGTGCACAAAAAAGAAAATTAAATATATTTGAATATACTCCGCTTCAGGTTAAGCAGGCAGTTGTTGGCTACGGAAGAGCTGATAAAAAACAAATGCAGCAGATGGTTAAGGTTTTATTAAATTTAAATGAAATTCCAAAGCCTGATGATGTGGCAGATGCGCTTGGAATAGCAATTTGTCATGCCCATTCGAGCAATTTTAAAGATATGTTTAGAATAAAGTGA
- the ruvA gene encoding Holliday junction branch migration protein RuvA yields MFAYIKGELSYLMDDYVVVDNNGIGYLIFMPSTDIDKLKGKKDVIVYTHYHVREDLIALYGFCDKESLNIFKMLINISGVGPKAALSILSVVSPQNFILAVITNDDKTLSKAQGIGKKLAQRIILELKDKFKDYDLSSEAKELDDVIIEKDGTKEAVAALVSLGYTKQEAIHAIKGLDTSMKVEDIIKIALKHLMKG; encoded by the coding sequence ATGTTTGCGTATATTAAAGGTGAATTAAGCTATTTAATGGATGATTATGTAGTTGTCGATAATAATGGGATAGGATATTTAATTTTTATGCCTTCTACAGATATTGATAAATTAAAGGGAAAAAAAGATGTTATTGTTTACACTCATTATCATGTAAGGGAGGATTTGATTGCTCTTTATGGATTTTGCGATAAGGAGTCGTTAAACATTTTTAAAATGCTTATTAATATTTCAGGCGTTGGACCTAAGGCAGCGCTTTCAATCTTATCGGTTGTTAGCCCACAAAATTTTATTCTTGCGGTTATAACAAATGACGATAAGACTTTGTCAAAGGCTCAAGGGATAGGCAAAAAATTAGCACAGAGAATAATTCTTGAGCTTAAGGACAAGTTCAAGGATTATGATTTGAGCAGTGAGGCAAAGGAATTAGATGATGTTATTATTGAAAAGGATGGAACAAAGGAAGCAGTTGCAGCCCTTGTGTCATTAGGATATACTAAACAGGAAGCGATTCACGCTATAAAAGGCCTTGACACATCTATGAAGGTTGAGGATATAATTAAGATTGCCCTGAAACATCTTATGAAGGGTTAG
- the ruvB gene encoding Holliday junction branch migration DNA helicase RuvB — MEERIISSNLKEEDIDLEGSLRPKTLREYIGQTNVKERMSIFIEAAKNRGEALDHVLLYGPPGLGKTTLASIIANEMGSGLRITSGPAIERPGDLAAILTNLSDKDVLFIDEIHRLNRSVEEILYPAMEDFCLDIIIGKGPSARSIRIDLPKFTLIGATTRAGMLTSPLRDRFGVVTRLELYSIYELKLIVKRSAGILDVEIDEAGAVEIARRSRGTPRIANRLLKRVRDYAQVRGNGKIDHETASKALDLLEVDKLGLDNIDRKLLDTIIRKFSGGPVGLDTLAYAIGEERETIEDVYEPYLLQIGFLSRTPRGRIATQLAYKHLGISIGGIYDEGEGFLL, encoded by the coding sequence ATGGAGGAGAGAATTATAAGTTCTAATTTAAAAGAAGAGGATATTGATTTAGAAGGAAGTTTAAGACCCAAAACTCTTAGGGAATATATAGGACAGACTAACGTAAAGGAAAGAATGTCAATATTCATTGAGGCTGCTAAAAATAGAGGAGAAGCTTTGGACCATGTATTGTTATACGGACCGCCTGGGCTTGGTAAGACTACTTTAGCAAGCATTATTGCAAATGAAATGGGCTCTGGGCTTAGAATAACGTCAGGCCCTGCAATCGAAAGGCCGGGGGATTTAGCAGCCATTCTTACTAATTTAAGCGATAAGGACGTTCTTTTTATAGATGAAATTCACAGATTGAACAGAAGCGTTGAGGAAATTTTGTATCCAGCTATGGAAGATTTCTGTTTGGATATAATAATAGGTAAGGGACCTTCAGCAAGGTCGATTCGTATTGACCTGCCAAAATTTACGTTGATTGGCGCAACGACAAGAGCAGGAATGCTCACCTCACCTTTAAGGGATAGATTTGGAGTTGTTACAAGGCTGGAGCTATATTCAATCTATGAACTGAAATTAATAGTTAAAAGGTCAGCAGGAATTTTAGACGTTGAAATAGATGAGGCGGGAGCAGTTGAAATTGCAAGACGTTCAAGAGGAACTCCAAGAATTGCAAACAGGCTGCTAAAGAGGGTTAGAGATTATGCTCAGGTTAGAGGAAATGGTAAAATTGATCATGAAACAGCAAGCAAAGCCCTTGACCTTTTAGAAGTAGATAAGCTTGGGCTCGACAATATAGACAGAAAATTGCTGGATACTATTATCAGAAAATTCTCTGGAGGACCCGTAGGGCTTGACACACTTGCGTATGCCATTGGAGAAGAAAGGGAGACAATTGAGGATGTATACGAACCATATCTTCTTCAAATTGGATTTTTGAGCAGAACTCCCCGTGGAAGGATTGCAACACAACTTGCATATAAACATCTTGGAATAAGCATTGGAGGAATTTATGATGAAGGTGAAGGATTTTTACTTTGA
- the queA gene encoding tRNA preQ1(34) S-adenosylmethionine ribosyltransferase-isomerase QueA gives MKVKDFYFDLPEELIAQEPLNERDKSRLMIIDRKSGEITHSIFRDIIDYLEAGDCLVLNNSRVIPARLFGVKDDTGARAEFVLLKRIDKDRWETLVKPGKKVKIGSSFTFGNGELRCKIIGNTDFGGRIVEFEYEGIFENVLDVLGEMPLPPYIKSKLEDKERYQTVYSKVQGSAAAPTAGLHFTEELLERIKQKGVKIAFVTLHVGLGTFRPVKVENISEHKMHEEFYNLDEENAKIINETKKSGKRIIAVGTTSCRTLETIADEDGLVKPMSGWTDIFIYPGYRFKILDGLITNFHLPESTLIMLVSAFAGKDLIMNAYETAVKERYRFFSFGDAMFIK, from the coding sequence ATGAAGGTGAAGGATTTTTACTTTGATTTGCCTGAAGAGCTTATAGCTCAGGAACCTTTAAATGAAAGGGACAAATCAAGGCTTATGATTATCGATAGAAAAAGCGGTGAAATAACACATAGTATTTTTAGAGATATAATCGACTATCTCGAGGCAGGCGACTGCCTTGTATTAAACAACAGCAGAGTTATTCCGGCAAGACTGTTTGGGGTAAAGGACGATACAGGAGCAAGGGCAGAATTTGTTTTGCTCAAAAGAATAGATAAGGACAGATGGGAAACCCTTGTAAAGCCTGGCAAGAAGGTTAAGATAGGTTCTAGCTTTACTTTTGGAAATGGAGAGCTTAGGTGCAAAATAATAGGCAATACTGATTTTGGCGGAAGGATAGTGGAGTTTGAATATGAAGGTATATTTGAGAATGTCCTTGATGTTCTTGGCGAGATGCCGCTTCCACCATATATTAAGTCAAAACTTGAGGATAAGGAAAGATATCAGACCGTTTACTCAAAGGTTCAAGGCTCAGCAGCTGCTCCAACTGCAGGGCTACATTTTACAGAAGAGTTGCTTGAAAGAATTAAGCAAAAAGGAGTTAAAATTGCATTTGTAACTCTTCATGTTGGGCTTGGAACATTCAGACCAGTAAAGGTTGAAAACATATCGGAACATAAGATGCATGAAGAATTTTATAACCTTGATGAAGAAAATGCAAAAATAATAAATGAAACAAAAAAGTCGGGAAAAAGAATTATAGCAGTTGGAACAACATCCTGTAGAACTCTTGAAACTATTGCTGATGAGGATGGTTTAGTTAAGCCAATGTCTGGTTGGACAGATATTTTCATATACCCTGGCTATAGATTTAAAATATTAGATGGACTTATAACTAACTTCCATTTGCCAGAATCTACTTTAATAATGCTTGTTAGTGCATTTGCAGGCAAAGATTTAATAATGAACGCTTATGAAACAGCAGTTAAAGAAAGATACAGATTCTTCAGCTTTGGGGATGCTATGTTCATTAAATAG
- the tgt gene encoding tRNA guanosine(34) transglycosylase Tgt, translated as MSAIRYELIKQCKQSGARLGKLHTPHGIIETPIFMPVGTQATVKAMTPEELKEIGAQIILSNTYHLYLRPGERLVERAGGLHEFMNWDRPILTDSGGFQVFSLSDLRNITEEGVTFRSHLDGSKHFISPEKAIEIENALGADIIMAFDECTPYEADYEYTKNSMERTLRWAERCKSAHKKPDKQALFGIVQGGMFKDLREISAKETVKMDFPGYAVGGLSIGEPKDIMYQVLDWTVPFLPENKPRYLMGVGSPDALLEGVIRGIDMFDCVLPTRIARNGTVFTSKGKVVIKNAEHAEDFSPLDDECDCYTCKNYSRAYIRHLFKAKEILAARLATIHNLRFLLKLMEDIRRAIMEDSLLDFKEEFFKKYGYTQD; from the coding sequence ATGTCAGCTATAAGATATGAATTGATTAAACAGTGCAAACAATCAGGAGCAAGACTTGGGAAGCTTCATACACCACACGGTATAATTGAAACTCCAATATTCATGCCAGTGGGAACTCAGGCAACGGTTAAGGCTATGACACCGGAGGAGTTAAAGGAAATAGGAGCACAAATTATTCTTAGCAATACATACCATTTGTATTTAAGACCTGGTGAAAGGCTTGTTGAAAGGGCAGGCGGGTTGCACGAATTTATGAATTGGGATAGACCAATACTTACCGATAGCGGCGGATTCCAGGTTTTCAGTTTGAGCGATTTAAGAAACATAACTGAAGAGGGGGTTACGTTCAGGTCCCATTTAGATGGTTCAAAACATTTTATATCGCCAGAAAAGGCTATAGAGATTGAAAATGCTCTTGGAGCAGATATCATAATGGCATTTGATGAATGCACACCATATGAAGCAGATTATGAATATACAAAAAATTCAATGGAAAGAACATTAAGATGGGCGGAAAGATGTAAGAGTGCACATAAAAAACCTGACAAACAAGCCTTGTTTGGAATTGTTCAAGGGGGTATGTTTAAGGATTTGAGGGAAATAAGCGCTAAGGAAACTGTGAAGATGGATTTCCCTGGATATGCAGTTGGAGGACTCAGCATAGGAGAGCCAAAGGATATAATGTATCAGGTTCTTGATTGGACTGTTCCATTCCTACCAGAAAATAAACCGAGATATTTAATGGGGGTTGGCAGCCCAGATGCTCTTTTGGAGGGCGTTATAAGAGGAATCGATATGTTTGATTGCGTTCTTCCAACAAGAATTGCAAGAAATGGAACGGTATTTACAAGTAAAGGCAAGGTAGTAATCAAGAATGCAGAACATGCTGAAGATTTTAGTCCTCTTGATGATGAATGCGATTGCTATACATGTAAAAATTATTCAAGAGCGTATATAAGGCATCTATTTAAGGCAAAGGAAATATTAGCAGCAAGGCTTGCAACAATTCACAATTTAAGATTCCTATTAAAATTAATGGAAGATATAAGAAGGGCGATAATGGAGGATAGTCTTTTAGATTTTAAAGAAGAATTCTTTAAAAAGTATGGTTATACGCAAGATTAA
- a CDS encoding TIGR04086 family membrane protein, with the protein MSKKEIDLKENLAKIYAKAVLRGIILSLVLLVVMSAVSYLTKLDEGYMSTITWVIAVISISYAAIYGTLRIGKKGFLHGALIGAIYVVLMFLFSFLADKGELDVRGFIIKLMMAIVVGALAGMIGMVIKGSD; encoded by the coding sequence ATGTCAAAAAAAGAAATTGATTTAAAGGAAAATTTAGCAAAAATTTATGCAAAGGCTGTGTTGAGGGGAATAATTTTATCTCTTGTATTGCTGGTTGTTATGTCGGCGGTTTCTTATTTGACTAAATTAGATGAAGGATATATGTCTACGATTACATGGGTTATCGCAGTTATTTCAATAAGCTATGCTGCGATATATGGAACATTGAGAATTGGCAAAAAGGGTTTTTTACATGGAGCATTAATTGGGGCAATATATGTAGTATTAATGTTTTTGTTTTCATTCTTAGCGGATAAGGGAGAACTTGATGTTAGAGGTTTTATAATCAAGCTCATGATGGCTATTGTTGTAGGAGCGCTAGCTGGTATGATAGGAATGGTTATTAAGGGGAGCGATTAA
- the scfA gene encoding six-cysteine ranthipeptide SCIFF, translated as MKHIRTINVGTLKASIEKPGCKECANSCQSACKTSATVANLPCEHN; from the coding sequence ATGAAGCATATAAGAACTATAAACGTTGGAACTTTGAAGGCAAGCATTGAAAAGCCAGGCTGCAAGGAATGCGCTAACTCATGTCAATCAGCTTGTAAGACTTCAGCTACAGTTGCAAATTTACCTTGTGAACATAATTAA
- the scfB gene encoding thioether cross-link-forming SCIFF peptide maturase: MKIHRFRMFDRNIVIDVNSGAIHVVDDVVMEVLGYFETKTKEEIVELLSDKHSRESIQEAFEEIEYLINENMLFTEDFYKDIVMNDNNPTFIKAMCLNIAHDCNLKCKYCFASEGSYEGRRLLMSAEVGKKAIDFVIKNSGYRHNIEVDLFGGEPLMNFNAVKEIVEYAREQEKKYGKNIRFTMTTNATLLSDEIMDFIDKNMGNVILSIDGRKDVNDKIRIRYDGSGTFESILPKIKKMVARRDKNKQYYVRGTFTRENTDFYNDVVFLADEGFNEISIEPVVLPDESNLSLRKEDLPEIFEQYEKIALEIVKRKQEGKEFKFYHFNIDINGGPCVYKRVSGCGAGYEYVAVTPEGDIYPCHQFVGKEEFKLGNIEDGKLNDKLMDEFKNAHIYNKPICSECWAKFYCSGGCQANNHAFNRDIHIPYEVGCEMMKKRIECAIAVKVLDAEKN, translated from the coding sequence TTGAAAATTCATAGATTTAGAATGTTTGATAGGAACATTGTTATAGATGTAAACAGTGGAGCAATTCATGTTGTTGACGATGTGGTAATGGAAGTATTAGGATATTTTGAAACTAAAACAAAGGAAGAGATAGTTGAATTATTGTCGGACAAGCATTCTAGGGAATCAATTCAAGAGGCCTTTGAAGAAATAGAATATTTGATAAATGAAAATATGTTATTTACTGAAGATTTTTATAAGGATATTGTTATGAACGATAACAATCCAACATTTATAAAGGCTATGTGCCTTAATATTGCACACGATTGCAATTTAAAGTGCAAATATTGTTTTGCATCTGAAGGAAGCTACGAAGGCAGAAGGCTTTTGATGAGTGCAGAAGTTGGTAAAAAGGCTATAGATTTTGTCATAAAAAATTCAGGATACAGACATAATATTGAAGTTGATTTATTTGGTGGAGAGCCGCTGATGAATTTTAATGCGGTTAAAGAGATTGTTGAATATGCAAGGGAGCAGGAAAAGAAATATGGAAAGAATATTAGGTTTACAATGACAACAAATGCAACTTTGCTCAGTGATGAAATAATGGATTTTATAGATAAAAACATGGGCAATGTAATACTAAGTATTGATGGCAGAAAGGATGTCAACGACAAAATAAGAATTAGATATGATGGTTCTGGAACTTTTGAATCGATATTGCCTAAAATTAAAAAAATGGTAGCAAGAAGGGACAAAAATAAGCAATATTATGTAAGAGGAACATTTACAAGGGAAAATACGGATTTCTATAACGATGTTGTATTTTTAGCAGATGAAGGTTTCAATGAAATTTCAATAGAGCCTGTTGTGTTGCCTGATGAAAGCAATCTTTCGCTAAGAAAAGAAGATTTGCCTGAAATTTTTGAACAATACGAAAAGATTGCTCTTGAGATTGTAAAAAGAAAGCAGGAAGGCAAAGAGTTTAAGTTCTACCATTTCAACATCGATATAAACGGTGGACCATGTGTTTACAAAAGAGTGTCAGGTTGTGGTGCAGGTTATGAATATGTCGCTGTAACTCCTGAGGGGGATATTTATCCATGTCATCAGTTTGTTGGAAAGGAAGAATTTAAACTTGGAAATATAGAAGATGGGAAATTAAACGATAAATTGATGGATGAGTTTAAAAATGCACACATTTATAATAAACCTATATGTTCAGAATGTTGGGCAAAATTTTACTGCAGCGGAGGTTGCCAGGCAAATAATCATGCCTTCAATAGGGATATTCATATTCCATACGAGGTTGGCTGCGAAATGATGAAAAAGAGAATTGAATGTGCAATCGCTGTGAAGGTATTAGATGCAGAAAAAAATTAA
- the secD gene encoding protein translocase subunit SecD, with protein MKTRGRINFTLSMLIIIIAAFILVNGVTIGNYQIKSLSKVVKLGLDLKGGVYVEEEIVDKNVSKDTIERTRDLIELRVNSLGVSEPIVAITGSNRIRVEIPGIYDPKAALEQIGKTGRLRFVGPNNDEIVTGKDVADATVGVNQQTNAPVVQLKLNAEGAKKFAEATQKYLGKQIAIYMDDELVSAPSVQDVIPNGEAIITGSKNVEEAKRLAGIIKSGALPVKLNPATIRAIGPALGAEAIPTSLKAAAIGILLVMLFMLVYYKIPGFIANLALTVYMMITALIFTLVLKATLTLPGIAGLLLSVGMAVDANVLIFERIKEELKLGKSLRTAIDAGFKRAFTSIFDSNITTLIAGFVLYFVGTGSVKGFALTLNIGVLASMFTAITVTRFLLKSFVNAGWITNSKFYGA; from the coding sequence ATGAAAACAAGAGGACGAATTAATTTTACATTGAGCATGCTCATAATTATTATCGCCGCATTTATTCTGGTAAATGGCGTAACAATTGGGAATTATCAAATTAAATCATTAAGCAAGGTCGTAAAACTTGGACTTGATTTAAAGGGCGGAGTTTACGTTGAAGAGGAAATTGTAGATAAAAATGTAAGCAAGGATACTATTGAAAGAACAAGAGACTTGATTGAACTCAGAGTCAACTCATTAGGCGTTAGCGAGCCAATAGTTGCTATAACAGGCAGCAATAGAATAAGAGTGGAAATACCAGGAATATATGACCCTAAGGCTGCACTTGAACAGATTGGTAAAACAGGAAGGCTAAGATTTGTAGGACCTAACAACGATGAAATAGTTACTGGTAAGGACGTTGCAGATGCTACAGTAGGTGTTAATCAACAAACAAACGCTCCAGTTGTTCAGCTTAAATTAAACGCAGAGGGAGCTAAAAAGTTTGCTGAAGCAACACAAAAATATTTAGGAAAACAAATTGCAATATATATGGATGATGAACTTGTTTCAGCTCCATCTGTTCAGGATGTTATTCCGAATGGTGAAGCTATAATAACTGGAAGCAAGAATGTTGAGGAAGCAAAAAGGCTAGCTGGAATTATAAAGTCAGGTGCTCTTCCTGTAAAGTTAAATCCAGCAACAATAAGAGCTATAGGACCTGCGCTTGGTGCCGAAGCTATTCCAACAAGCTTAAAGGCAGCAGCAATTGGTATATTATTAGTTATGTTATTTATGCTTGTTTACTATAAAATTCCAGGATTTATTGCTAACCTTGCATTAACAGTTTATATGATGATAACAGCTTTAATATTTACGCTTGTATTAAAGGCAACTTTGACATTGCCAGGTATTGCTGGTCTTTTACTTTCAGTAGGTATGGCAGTTGATGCTAATGTTCTTATTTTTGAAAGAATAAAGGAAGAATTGAAGCTTGGAAAATCTCTAAGAACTGCTATAGATGCAGGCTTTAAGAGGGCGTTTACATCAATATTTGACTCAAATATAACTACACTGATTGCAGGTTTTGTTCTATATTTTGTAGGAACTGGTTCAGTTAAAGGTTTTGCCCTCACCCTAAATATAGGTGTTCTAGCAAGTATGTTCACAGCAATAACAGTTACAAGATTCCTATTAAAATCATTTGTTAATGCTGGTTGGATAACAAATAGCAAATTCTACGGAGCATAA
- the secF gene encoding protein translocase subunit SecF: MYKIIEKRKLWFSISLIIILIGLGALAFKGLNLGIDFKGGTVITIKIGQEFNVEELRKSLEKYDTQIDVREIEGQEVTIRSNKITTEQVNQIFADVKAKYNLKDDALRSIDTIGPTIGQELRKSAIIATLLATIGILAYVTIRFELWSGLAAIVALIHDLLITLTVYAVLQIPVNSSFIAAMLTILGYSINDTIVVFDRIRENKKAGKYHDFETLADASITQTLARSINTVMTTLFTITAIYLLGVPAIKEFALPLIIGIVSGAYSSIFIATPLWVLFEKKAGQKVA, translated from the coding sequence ATGTATAAGATAATTGAAAAAAGAAAATTGTGGTTTTCAATTTCGTTGATCATAATTTTAATTGGTTTAGGAGCGCTTGCATTTAAAGGATTAAACCTTGGTATAGATTTTAAGGGTGGAACTGTTATTACAATTAAAATTGGACAAGAGTTTAACGTTGAAGAATTGAGAAAATCGCTTGAAAAGTATGATACACAGATTGACGTAAGAGAGATAGAAGGGCAAGAAGTTACAATAAGAAGTAACAAGATAACTACAGAACAGGTAAATCAAATTTTTGCTGACGTAAAGGCAAAGTATAATTTAAAAGATGATGCTCTTCGTTCAATCGATACAATTGGACCTACAATAGGTCAAGAACTAAGGAAAAGTGCAATCATCGCAACACTTCTTGCAACAATAGGTATATTAGCATACGTTACAATAAGATTTGAATTGTGGTCAGGACTTGCTGCGATTGTAGCTTTAATTCACGACCTTTTGATAACATTGACTGTTTATGCAGTATTACAAATTCCTGTAAACAGCAGCTTTATTGCAGCTATGCTTACTATACTTGGATATTCAATAAACGATACAATAGTTGTTTTTGACAGAATAAGAGAAAACAAAAAGGCTGGAAAATATCACGACTTTGAAACTTTAGCTGATGCAAGTATTACACAAACTTTAGCAAGGTCAATCAATACTGTTATGACTACATTGTTTACAATAACAGCAATATACTTGTTAGGGGTTCCAGCTATCAAGGAATTTGCTCTTCCACTTATAATAGGTATTGTTAGCGGTGCATATTCGTCAATTTTTATAGCAACCCCACTTTGGGTATTGTTTGAAAAGAAGGCAGGGCAAAAGGTAGCATAG